A stretch of DNA from Aciduliprofundum sp. MAR08-339:
AGCAAACTCATTCCGTTCAGGGAGGCGAGGGATTACGTGAGAAGAAGATTTGTACTTCTATCAAAGCAACCTGGTTTGGATTACAGAAAGGATGTCTTCGTTGACGGTTTTAAGATTGGAACCCTTGAGTATGTGAAGGACAGAAGGTGGAAATACGTATTCGTGCCCACAGGTAGGGGTGCTGCCCTCTTTTATGCACTCACAGACCATGTGGATTTTGAGATACATCAGAGGGGTCATCTCAAGGGAAAGAAAATAAGCAGAGATGTGGAAAGCTGGGAGATTTTCTCTACCGGAAGGTGCACGGGTGTGGCTGTGAAAGCCCGGAATGGAGCAAAAATAAAGGATCTGTACTGTGAAAGGGTTGGAACTAAAAAAAGAAGCAGTATGAAAGATGCCATAAGTGCAAACGAGAACTTTCTCCGCGAGATGGAGAGAGAAGCAATTAATATGGTAAAAAAGGGACGGGCAAACTACGTGGCATTCTCCGGGGGCAAGGATAGCGAGGTCGCACTCTACATTGCGTGGAGGGCGGGGGTGAGAAAAGCCATATATGCCAACACAGGCCTTGAATTTCCAGAGACAGAGCGGTTCGTTTACAATTTTGCAGACTATCTGGACATTGAACTTATTGAAGTGCATCCCAAGATCGATTTCTGGAAAACCCTGGAGGAAAAGGGCATACCCACAAAGGACAATAGGTGGTGCACAAGGTACCTGAAACTTGAGCAACTAAAAAAATTCAGGGGCGTGGTGGTGGACGGCACGAGAAGGTACGAATCCCTTGGAAGAATGATGCGCTCCGGTGACCGAACTCTCGGAAACTTGAAGATGATCTATCCGCTGCTTGAGTGGCTCGCTCTGGATGTTTGGCTCTTCATAAAGTGGAAGGGTCTGCCTTACAACCCGCTGTACGACATGGGCTACGAACGTATAGGATGTTTCATGTGCCCCTCGATGCTCAACTCAGAATTTCATAATCTGAAACGCACCCATCCACAACTTTTCAAAATATGGTACGATTATCTGCAAAGCCATGGTTACTCGCACGAAGAAATCATGGATGGGCTATGGAGATGGAGGGAACTGCCTCCAAAGATGAAGAAAATCCGCAAATCTTAATACAACATTGCCATACGGAAAAAATATGATAAGGCAGCCCATCGTGAGCGTTCTGGGCCATGTTGACCATGGCAAGACCACACTTCTGGATAAGATAAGGGGCACCTCCGTGGCAAAAAAAGAGGCAGGTGCAATAACCCAGCACATAGGGGCAACCGAGGTGCCCATTGAGGCAATATATCGTATATGTGGAAATCTCATCAAGAAAAAGTTCAAAATCCCAGGACTGCTGTTCATCGACACCCCTGGACATGAGGCATTCACCACATTGAGGGCAAGAGGAGGGGCACTGGCAGACATAGCCGTGCTCGTTATCGATATAAATGAGGGTATAATGCCCCAGACCATTGAGAGCATAAATATCCTGAAGAGGTATCGCACTCCCTTTGTTATCGCAGCCAACAAGATAGATCTAATCTACGGATGGAAAAATGCAGACAACATGCCATTCATTTTGGCAATTCAGAAGCAAAAGGAGGAGGTGCAGCAGGCGATCGATGAGAAGATATACGGCATAGTGGAGAAATTGTACGAACTCGGGTTTTCCTCAGAGAGATACGATAGGATTGCGGATTTCACGCAGAACGTTGCAATTATACCCATGAGTGCAAAGAAGGGTATAGGCATTGCAGACCTTTTGCTCGTTCTTGTAGGACTTGCCCAGAGGTTTCTTGAAAAAAATTTGCACACCGAAGATGGTCCCGGGGAGGGAACTGTGCTGGAGGTAAAGGAGGAGCGTGGCCTGGGCAAAACTATCGATGTGATCCTCTACTCAGGAACAATCAGAAAGGGAGATACCATCGTGGTTGGAAGTACAGATGAACCGATAGTCACGAAGATAAAGGCGATACTTAAGCCAAAGCCCCTGGACGAGATGCGTGACCCGAGAGATAGATTTCTCAGTGTTGATGAGGTTCACGCTGCAGCAGGTATAAAAATAGCCGCACCGAACCTTGAAAGAGCCCTGGCAGGATCTCCTGTGCTGGTGGCCAATGAAAATCTTGACGACGCGCTTAGAAGGGTGAGAAAGGAGACAGGTATACATATAGAGATCCAGGAGGAGGGCATCATAATAAAGGCGGATGCACTCGGCTCTCTGGAGGCCCTTGCCTACGAACTCAAACAGGAAGGCATACCAATAAAAATGGCAGATATAGGAGATATAAGCAAAAGAGATATAGTGAATGCCCAGACAATTGGCAATCCACTGTACCGAGTGATCCTCGGATTCAACGTTAAGATTCTTCCGGATGCTGAAAATGAGGCTGAAAAAATAAAAATATTCACCAACAACGTTGTGTACAAACTCATAGAGGACTATGAAGAATGGGCCCAGGAGAAGGAGAGAGAACTTGAGGCGGAGAAGAGAATGGATATAACCTTCCCGGGTAAGTTCAAGATCCTGCCAGAGTACATATTCAGGCTGAGCAAACCTGCCATTGTAGGGGTGCGCGTTTTAGGGGGTAGGATCCGCGTGGGGCAGAGAATACTGCGGGATGATGGACGCGTTGTGGGGCGCATAAAGAGCATAAGAAAAGGAGATAATAACATCACAGAGGCAATAATGGGCGAGGAGGTAGCCATAGCCATAGATGGCGTTACCGTTGGAAGACAGATAAAGGCGGGAGAGACATATTACATAGATATCCCCGAGGAACATGCAAAAAAACTGTTCAAGATGAACTTAAAATACGAGGATAAAGAGGTTCTTGAAGAAATTGCCAGAATAAAGAGAGGAGAGAAACCTTTCTGGGGGTTGTAAATGGACGAGGATATAAGAACCCACACAGCCCTCCATATACTCAAGGGCGCCGTGGTAAAGGTACTCAACGCAAAATGGACGGCTAGCGTGTATGTGAATGGCAGCCACGGAAGGCTAACTGTGAAATGCAACAGAAAACCCTCAGAAGATGAAATAAGGGAAATCGAATACCTTGCAAATGAGAAAATAAGGGAAAATGCACCCATAAAGGTGTACACCCTTCCAAGGGAGGAGGCCGAACGATTATTCGGTGAAGAGATGTACGATCTTTTTCCGGTTCCTGAAAGCATAAAGGTTCTAAAAGTGGTCGAGATAGAGGGCTGGAACGTCAATGCCTGCAACAAGGAGCACACAAAAACCACTGGCGAGGTTGGCTCAATAAAAATAAGAAAAACAAGATTCAGAAGGTCAAAGGAACTCCTTGAGATAAGTTTCGATGTGGAGTGAAACTATTAAATATGGGATCGATATATTAAATGGGTGGATACATGAGTTGGTCTGAAAAACTGGACTCATATTTTAAAATTAGTGAACATGGCTCAACGGTGAGAACAGAGATTGTAGCAGGTTTCACCACCTTTATGACCATGGCATACATTATTTTCGTGAACCCCGCAATTTTGAGCCAGACTGGCATGCCCTTTGCCCCCCTCGTGACCACAACAGTACTGGCTTCTGCACTTGCCACTGTGATAATGGGCCTTTACGCAAAAAAGCCCTACGCTCTGGCTCCGGGAATGGGTTTAAACGCGTATTTCACATACACTGTTGTAATCGCCATGGGCTACACCTGGCAAGTTGCCCTGGCAGCGGTTTTCATTGAGGGTCTGATTTTCATCGCCCTTTCAGTGACCAAAGTTAGAACTTGGGTGGCAAACTCGTTCCCGACAAATCTAAAGTACTCAATAGGAGCAGGCATAGGTCTTTTCCTCACATTCATAGGACTAAACAACGCGAGCATAATAAGGTACACGGCAGATAAACTCCTTCCAAACCACCAGGTAGTGGGTGTGGTAATCTCAATGAACTACCTTAATCTACCCTCAGTGGCCATAGCACTGTTTGGAATCACCATAACCATAATATTTCTGGTGAACAGGATAAAGGGTGCATTGCTATGGGGCATACTGAGCTCAACCGTGGCGGCGGTCATCTGGGCCTCCATAAGTCCATGGGCTGCATCCAATTTATATCCATCTGGATTCTCCCTACCATCCTCACCGGTATCCCTTCCCGCATCAATTGCACCAATAGCACTGCATATGGACTTTGGCGGGCTTATGGCTGCCGGAGCTCTCGGGGTGATATTCGCATTTTTAATGGTGGATTTCTTTGATACACTTGGCACGGTAACGGGCCTGAGCGCGAAGGTCGGTGATCTGGATGAGAAGGGAAACATCCCAGAGAAACCACTGACAAGAATGCTGCTAACAGACGCTTTGGGGACAACCTTCGGCGCACTTATGGGAACATCAACTGTAACAACATACATAGAGAGTGCAGCGGGTGTTGAGGAAGGAGGACGTACAGGACTAACAAGCGTTGTGGTTTCTCTGCTCTTCCTAACCGGATTGTTCATCACACCCATAATTGCCCTGGTTCCATCTGCCGCAACTGCACCTGCGTTGATACTCGTGGGCCTGTTCATGCTCTCAAACATGCGCAATGTGAATTTTGAGGACTACACAGAGTACATACCCGCGTTTATGACCCTTATAGTGATGCCATTCACCTACAACATATCCAACGGCATAGGTGCAGGTATAATCGCATATGTGATAACAAAAATAGCGTCCAGGAGAGTCAGGGAGATAAGCCCTCTGATGTACATTCTCGCCGTCATATTCGCCATATACTTCCTATGGCTCTACTGGCTCCACTAATTTTTCCCTTTTTTGCAAAAATTTTTAAGGCAAAATCCAATCTTCCGGTATGTTCAATCCCCTCGTATTCCACGGAAATCAGGGTGCAAAGGATATGATGTGCAAGATTGGTGTGAGCAAGGAGGGCACAGAAATAATGGACAAAAAATCTAGATTCTTCATTCTGAAACTTGAGAATCTTCCACTCAAAGGTGCCCTACTTTTGAAGCAGGAGGCTCTGGCGGCGGGTATGGAATGTGCCTTACCCTGGTGCACCGCAGCCCTCAACTGCGAGGAGACGGATGCCGTTCTTTTCGGCACAGAGAGGCAGTTTGAGATTCTCATGGAGAAGATGAAATTACAGCCTTTCAAGGGCAAAACCATTGCGGAGGAGATGCACAGCGCCATTGAAAATTTTCAGAGAGAAAAATATACCATAAGGGCCAGAGAGTACAGAGTCTCAATACCACCAACAAAAATAATGGGCATACTCAATGTCACTCCCAATTCCTTCTCTGATGGGGGCAAGTACCTTGATGTGAATAGCGCCGTGTCCCGGGCCAGGGAAATGGTCAGAGAGGGAGTGGACATAATTGATGTTGGAGGTGAATCCTCACGCCCATTCTCCGAGCCAGTGAGTGAAGAAGAGGAACTCAGAAGGATCATTCCGGTAATTGAAGAACTGGAAGATATCAAGGTACCAGTATCTGTGGATACCTACAAGCCTAAAGTGGCAGAGGAGGCTCTCAAGAGGGGGGCAAGCATGGTCAACGACATATACGGGCTGAGAAAAGAGGGAATGGCGAAGGTTGTGGCAGATTATGACGCTGCCGTGGTTATTATGCATATGAAGGGTGAGCCAAAGAACATGCAGAGAAATCCATACTACGAGGACACGATTGGGGAAATTGCAAAATTTCTGCGGGATAGAGTTGAATTTGCCCTCAGATATGGAATAGAGGAGGACAGGATAATAATTGATCCTGGAATTGGGTTCGGCAAGAGGGTTGAGGATAATCTCCGCATATTGAAGTACATCTCTGCCTTCAAATCCCTGGGCTTTCCCATTCTCTTAGGCGCATCCAGAAAAAGTTACATGGGTAAACTCTTCAATCTGGATGTGCAGGACAGATTGGAAACCACGCTGGCCAGCGATGTTATGGCGGTTATGGGTGGAGCATCTATAATCAGGATCCACGATGTTAAGGAAAATGTTAGGGCCATAAGAATGGTGGAGAAAATCATGGAAGTGGGAATATGAGGCTGCCCTGGCAATGCCCCACATGCTATGCAGAACTGGGTGATAAGAGTTATGCAAAAATGCTCACCTGCCCTTACTGCGGCTCTCTGCTCATCGTGAACGGGAAAAACAAGAAATTTTTCAGAGTGCCAAGAGGCAGAGGATGGTATTACTTCTCAAAAATGCCCATGCCCGGATACATAAAATTTGGAGAATACGAGGAGGCATATGTTTACAAGGAAGAAAAATGGTTTCTCGTAAGAGATGATGGAGTTTATGAGATGCAAGGTATTGCGCATGAGTTTGAGGGAAAAATGGTGGAAGTAGGAAAAGTGAAGTACATATGGGGAGAGATTCCATTTGTTGCACCCCCCGGGAGCTTGGTAAAAACTGCTAAAAATGGCCACATCTTGGCCAAAATTGCACCCAGAGAGACCCTACTCTTTATCAAGAGTGAGGAGAAATTCCCTGACATTTCCGTGAAACTCCTCCAGGGTACCCATGTTTAGAAGCATGTGATCCGAAAGGGCGAACACATTTCCAAGTCCCCATTGAAGTTCTCTCATCTCCCTGCGGACAAACTCATCCCATGTACGCACATCATCTTTTCTGCCCCTATGCAGAATCCTCTCAAATCTGACCTTTCTGGGGGCAAATATACCCACAAGGTGCACCTCCTCTCCAAGTTCTCCTTTAAACACTTCAACCTCCTCAATGCATCTGACCCCATCAATGAGGATTTTTCTGCTCCCCTTTATCTTCTCCAAAGTTCTCCAAGCCCAGACATCAATACCATGCATTTCCCTCTCCTCATGTGCAATTTTTCCCACTATTTCATCCCTCAACTCAAACCCAAGGGATGATACGTGTTCGCGCACAACATCACCCATCCTAACAACATCATAACCCATCTGAATTGCGACTTTCACAAACTCTTCCTTCCCTGCACCTGGCATACCAACAAGGAGAATAACCGGCATAGTAGAGAATTCACGATGGGTTATTTAATCCTATTGCTTCTCCCATGATTCTCATCAAGAAGATTCAGAACGATTAATATAAATAATTCTCCGTAAAATCATTCACCGTGGCCACCATTGAGGAGATCAGAGAGGATTTCATATACGTGTACTTGGTTGAGTTGGCATTCTTAATTTCACTTATTTTCAATTTTGCATACCTCAATTTGTGGAACGAAGTAATACTCTACTCACTTATATTCTGGGCAATATTCATGTTTGAAGACAAAGTAATGAAGTCACTTACCCTCCAGAAAACTAGAGATCTGAAGAGGATTTTTGAACTTATAAACAGGTGGAAAAGGTACTCAAAGATTGGCATCGCATTTTACCTCTCCCTGATGATAGTGCTTTCAAGCTGGGGAATAATCGCCTACATCTCAAGGTATGTGCAGATAGAAGCAATAAAAATAATAGTGGAGATTCTTCCATTCTACATTGCAATTTACGTGGGCTGGCTCATATCATTAACCTACATAAAGTCCAGGTACACAAAATTGGTGCTCTATCTCCTCAAAAAGAGAAGAAGTTAGGAGTTTGGCCTTACTGGCTTTATGTGCACATCCACCTGTGGGAACGGTATCTCTATGCCCTCCTTTCTGAAACGGTTCACTATCTCCTGCCTAATCTCACTGGGCACCTCCCACTGCTTCATAACATCCTCAATCCAAACGTAGAGGGAAAAATTCAAACTTGATGAGCCAAATTCTCTGAATATGACCTGTGGTTCATACTCGCCTCCACGCATAACTCCTGGATGGGATAGGGCTATATCCTTCAGCACATGGATAACCTTTGAAACATCACTTCCGTATGACACGCCCACATCTATACGAACCTTCATCCTGTTGTTTGGCCTATTGAAATTGATTATATTCTGGGCGGCAAGTTTACTGTTGGGCACGAAAACAACGGTGTTTGAGAATATCTCGTAGAGCCTCGTGCTTCTAACACCCACATCCAGCACACGATAAACTCCATCACTATCCTCAAGCATGATCAAATCTCCAATTCTGAAGGCTTTATCGATAAGAATGTGCAATCCAGAGAAAAAATTACCCAAGGTTTGCTGGGCTGCAAGACCCAACACTATGCCCGCAATGCCCATACTTGCCAGAAGAACACTGACATTCACTCCCATTACCTGCAGGATCATCAACCCACCGAGGGTTCCTATGGTAACAATGCCGAGTTTCTCAAGTATAGGTATGAGAACGTTTTCCAGATCTCCACGCTTACCCTTAGAGAGATGGAACATATAACGGATAACTATGTCCTTGAAGAATCTGTAAGCCAGCCATGTGACTATGACAACCACTATTATGTTGTAAATCTCGATGATCAGAGGGAACAACCAATTTAAAGGGGACAAAGTAAGAAGTGCTGTGGTGAGTCCGTAAGATATCACCCATACGGTAATAGGTTTATGCAGGATCTCCACTATGATATCATCCAACTCCGTCTTTGTTATCTTTGCAATTTTCTTTAGATAAGGGAACACAATGTAGAGGATCAACGTTATTATGACCCAGGTAAGAATAACATTGAGAAATGTGGCCCAGTACCCGAAACTCGCAGGCCAGGGTATTTCAAAAAGATAAAAGGGCGTTGAAAGAAAGGAAACATGTAGGGAGTAAATGTACCTCACAACCTCTCCATTTTCATCGTAAACAGAAACTTCAAATGGTAAATTGAAGTCACTAACACCGTAACTCTTGGGTGCCCTTAAGTGGATTTTCACCACCTGAGAACCCATGGAATGTATTATGCCGTTGGAGGGAGTAACATTGATCTTCCAGCCATTGATCTGTGGAGAATTTATCACAAAAAACACCGATTCATTGCGTGTATTCACAATAGAAAAGCTCAGGCTCACTTCCTCACCACCTCTCAATTTAACACTGCCCGAAGAGGGCAACACCTGAGCCGTGGCAAGGGGCAAAATAACGATCAGCAACAGCACAATTGCAACAGTTCCTCTCATTCAAAGGGCATATATAAAAAAGAGTATAAAAAGTTATCACAGAAGCAAAAATAGGGGCGCAAGAAGCAGGGATACTATACTCATCAGCTTGATCAGTATGTTTAGAGACGGCCCCGCCGTATCCTTGAGAGGATCTCCCACAGTGTCTCCCACAACTGCTGCCTTGTGGGCATCGCTTCCCTTGCCTCCAAAATTACCCTTTTCAATGAACTTCTTAGCGTTATCCCAGGCACCTCCAGCATTGGCCATGTAAATTGCCAACAGGAATCCGGATGCGATGGACCCGGCCAGTAGCCCTCCAACCGCCCTAGGGCCAAGACCTGGCGTTATGCCCACCACTATCGGAACTATTATTGCAAGCAGTGTTGGAACTATCATCTTTCTTATGGCAGCCCTTGTGGATATATCTATGCACTTCTCGTACTCCGGTGTGGCCTTGCCCTCCATTATACCCGGAATCTCCCTGAACTGACGGCGAACCTCATTAACCATATTCTCAGCAGCATGACCAACGGCAAGGAGGGCAAGGGCGCTAAAGAGGAATGGCATCAATGCACCTATGAATATGCCCACCATCACCGAGGGATTGGCAAGATCAATTACTATTTTCTGCCCAAGTCCCTCAAGGGTCTGGTT
This window harbors:
- a CDS encoding phosphoadenosine phosphosulfate reductase family protein, encoding MIGYCPKCNVPVRGERCGICHSHPATLRFHPLGDIRPASPYEMGILSKLIPFREARDYVRRRFVLLSKQPGLDYRKDVFVDGFKIGTLEYVKDRRWKYVFVPTGRGAALFYALTDHVDFEIHQRGHLKGKKISRDVESWEIFSTGRCTGVAVKARNGAKIKDLYCERVGTKKRSSMKDAISANENFLREMEREAINMVKKGRANYVAFSGGKDSEVALYIAWRAGVRKAIYANTGLEFPETERFVYNFADYLDIELIEVHPKIDFWKTLEEKGIPTKDNRWCTRYLKLEQLKKFRGVVVDGTRRYESLGRMMRSGDRTLGNLKMIYPLLEWLALDVWLFIKWKGLPYNPLYDMGYERIGCFMCPSMLNSEFHNLKRTHPQLFKIWYDYLQSHGYSHEEIMDGLWRWRELPPKMKKIRKS
- the infB gene encoding translation initiation factor IF-2; this translates as MIRQPIVSVLGHVDHGKTTLLDKIRGTSVAKKEAGAITQHIGATEVPIEAIYRICGNLIKKKFKIPGLLFIDTPGHEAFTTLRARGGALADIAVLVIDINEGIMPQTIESINILKRYRTPFVIAANKIDLIYGWKNADNMPFILAIQKQKEEVQQAIDEKIYGIVEKLYELGFSSERYDRIADFTQNVAIIPMSAKKGIGIADLLLVLVGLAQRFLEKNLHTEDGPGEGTVLEVKEERGLGKTIDVILYSGTIRKGDTIVVGSTDEPIVTKIKAILKPKPLDEMRDPRDRFLSVDEVHAAAGIKIAAPNLERALAGSPVLVANENLDDALRRVRKETGIHIEIQEEGIIIKADALGSLEALAYELKQEGIPIKMADIGDISKRDIVNAQTIGNPLYRVILGFNVKILPDAENEAEKIKIFTNNVVYKLIEDYEEWAQEKERELEAEKRMDITFPGKFKILPEYIFRLSKPAIVGVRVLGGRIRVGQRILRDDGRVVGRIKSIRKGDNNITEAIMGEEVAIAIDGVTVGRQIKAGETYYIDIPEEHAKKLFKMNLKYEDKEVLEEIARIKRGEKPFWGL
- a CDS encoding alanyl-tRNA editing protein, whose product is MDEDIRTHTALHILKGAVVKVLNAKWTASVYVNGSHGRLTVKCNRKPSEDEIREIEYLANEKIRENAPIKVYTLPREEAERLFGEEMYDLFPVPESIKVLKVVEIEGWNVNACNKEHTKTTGEVGSIKIRKTRFRRSKELLEISFDVE
- a CDS encoding NCS2 family permease gives rise to the protein MSWSEKLDSYFKISEHGSTVRTEIVAGFTTFMTMAYIIFVNPAILSQTGMPFAPLVTTTVLASALATVIMGLYAKKPYALAPGMGLNAYFTYTVVIAMGYTWQVALAAVFIEGLIFIALSVTKVRTWVANSFPTNLKYSIGAGIGLFLTFIGLNNASIIRYTADKLLPNHQVVGVVISMNYLNLPSVAIALFGITITIIFLVNRIKGALLWGILSSTVAAVIWASISPWAASNLYPSGFSLPSSPVSLPASIAPIALHMDFGGLMAAGALGVIFAFLMVDFFDTLGTVTGLSAKVGDLDEKGNIPEKPLTRMLLTDALGTTFGALMGTSTVTTYIESAAGVEEGGRTGLTSVVVSLLFLTGLFITPIIALVPSAATAPALILVGLFMLSNMRNVNFEDYTEYIPAFMTLIVMPFTYNISNGIGAGIIAYVITKIASRRVREISPLMYILAVIFAIYFLWLYWLH
- the folP gene encoding dihydropteroate synthase, which translates into the protein MFNPLVFHGNQGAKDMMCKIGVSKEGTEIMDKKSRFFILKLENLPLKGALLLKQEALAAGMECALPWCTAALNCEETDAVLFGTERQFEILMEKMKLQPFKGKTIAEEMHSAIENFQREKYTIRAREYRVSIPPTKIMGILNVTPNSFSDGGKYLDVNSAVSRAREMVREGVDIIDVGGESSRPFSEPVSEEEELRRIIPVIEELEDIKVPVSVDTYKPKVAEEALKRGASMVNDIYGLRKEGMAKVVADYDAAVVIMHMKGEPKNMQRNPYYEDTIGEIAKFLRDRVEFALRYGIEEDRIIIDPGIGFGKRVEDNLRILKYISAFKSLGFPILLGASRKSYMGKLFNLDVQDRLETTLASDVMAVMGGASIIRIHDVKENVRAIRMVEKIMEVGI
- a CDS encoding AAA family ATPase; its protein translation is MPVILLVGMPGAGKEEFVKVAIQMGYDVVRMGDVVREHVSSLGFELRDEIVGKIAHEEREMHGIDVWAWRTLEKIKGSRKILIDGVRCIEEVEVFKGELGEEVHLVGIFAPRKVRFERILHRGRKDDVRTWDEFVRREMRELQWGLGNVFALSDHMLLNMGTLEEFHGNVREFLLTLDKE
- a CDS encoding mechanosensitive ion channel family protein, with protein sequence MRGTVAIVLLLIVILPLATAQVLPSSGSVKLRGGEEVSLSFSIVNTRNESVFFVINSPQINGWKINVTPSNGIIHSMGSQVVKIHLRAPKSYGVSDFNLPFEVSVYDENGEVVRYIYSLHVSFLSTPFYLFEIPWPASFGYWATFLNVILTWVIITLILYIVFPYLKKIAKITKTELDDIIVEILHKPITVWVISYGLTTALLTLSPLNWLFPLIIEIYNIIVVVIVTWLAYRFFKDIVIRYMFHLSKGKRGDLENVLIPILEKLGIVTIGTLGGLMILQVMGVNVSVLLASMGIAGIVLGLAAQQTLGNFFSGLHILIDKAFRIGDLIMLEDSDGVYRVLDVGVRSTRLYEIFSNTVVFVPNSKLAAQNIINFNRPNNRMKVRIDVGVSYGSDVSKVIHVLKDIALSHPGVMRGGEYEPQVIFREFGSSSLNFSLYVWIEDVMKQWEVPSEIRQEIVNRFRKEGIEIPFPQVDVHIKPVRPNS